Proteins encoded by one window of Salvia splendens isolate huo1 chromosome 7, SspV2, whole genome shotgun sequence:
- the LOC121811494 gene encoding uncharacterized protein LOC121811494 — protein sequence MAPSYFGVFVAISLLLAAKGDNHVPPSLAPFFDDLCKEVECGKGSCEAAPGSPFSFKCNCEQGWKRTRLDDEDDLEFLPCIIPNCDVNYSCMPAAPPLPAVPNNVSVFDPCYWVYCGEGTCSKNSTRTHTCQCNAGYSNLLNVSAFPCYNDCAIGSNSCERLGLKASSSTSNPSSNGDSNQAIAFSMGKFNWMAVLLASAAVAFWK from the exons ATGGCTCCCTCATATTTTGGTGTTTTTGTTGCAATTTCACTGCTTTTGGCAGCCAAAGGAGATAACCATGTTCCTCCTAGCTTAGCTCCCTTTTTTG ATGATTTATGTAAAGAAGTGGAATGTGGAAAGGGAAGTTGTGAGGCTGCTCCAGGCTCTCCCTTCAGCTTCAAGTGCAACTGCGAACAAGGATGGAAGCGTACTCGTCTTGACGATGAAGACGACTTAGAATTCCTTCCCTGCATCATTCCCAACT GTGACGTGAACTACTCATGTATGCCTGCCGCCCCTCCGCTCCCAGCAGTTCCCAACAACGTATCCGTCTTTGATC CTTGCTATTGGGTCTACTGTGGAGAAGGAACGTGCTCAAAGAACTCAACACGTACTCACACGTGTCAATGCAACGCTGGCTACTCCAATCTCCTCAACGTCTCTGCTTTTCCCTGCTACAATGATT GTGCTATTGGGTCGAACTCCTGTGAAAGGCTTGGGCTCAAAGCTTCAAGTTCtacttcaaatccatcttcaaATGGTGACAGCAACCAAG CTATAGCATTCTCTATGGGGAAGTTCAACTGGATGGCAGTCTTGCTTGCTAGTGCTGCTGTTGCTTTCTGGAAATAA
- the LOC121741976 gene encoding signal recognition particle 43 kDa protein, chloroplastic-like: MTALPSLSRLKLTPPPLSTTNAAALPLSFPLQPHLPHPLRTSTTFSLSATLESRRPPPPNQEFTDYDEDETYGEVSRIIGSRALPGGRGMEYLIEWKDEHAPTWVPSDFIARDVVAEYETPWWNAAKKADEAALGQLIASCDGRDVDAVDSDGRTALLFVAGLGSEACVRLLAEAGADVDYRDVSGGLTALHMAAGYVKPGVAKLLVECGADVEVVDDRGRTPLQLAREILKSTPQLQFARRMGLESVVGVLEGAAYEFAEVEEVMERRGKGENEEYLVRWKDGGENEWVKAGYVAEDLVADFEAGLEYAVAEGVVERQEREEGKVEYLVKWADIEEPTWEPQENVDPELIKAFEQL; this comes from the coding sequence ATGACAGctctcccctctctctcccGCCTCAAACTCACCCCTCCACCGCTCTCCACCACCAATGCCGCCGCTCTCCCACTATCCTTCCCCCTCCAACCCCATCTTCCCCACCCACTCAGAACCTCCACCACCTTCTCACTCTCCGCCACCCTCGAGAGCCGCCGCCCTCCGCCACCCAATCAAGAATTCACCGACTACGATGAAGACGAGACCTACGGCGAGGTCAGCCGCATCATCGGCAGCCGAGCCCTCCCGGGCGGCCGCGGGATGGAGTACCTGATCGAGTGGAAAGACGAGCACGCCCCCACGTGGGTCCCCTCCGACTTCATCGCCCGCGACGTGGTGGCGGAGTACGAGACGCCGTGGTGGAACGCCGCCAAGAAGGCCGACGAGGCGGCCCTCGGCCAGCTGATAGCCTCCTGCGACGGGAGGGACGTGGACGCCGTGGACTCCGACGGCCGCACAGCCCTCCTCTTCGTGGCCGGCCTCGGCTCCGAGGCGTGCGTGCGCCTTCTCGCTGAGGCCGGCGCGGACGTCGACTACCGCGACGTCAGCGGCGGCCTCACCGCGCTCCACATGGCCGCTGGCTACGTGAAGCCGGGCGTGGCGAAGCTGCTGGTGGAGTGCGGGGCGGACGTGGAGGTGGTGGATGATCGGGGGCGGACGCCGCTGCAGCTGGCTCGGGAGATCTTGAAGTCGACGCCGCAGCTGCAGTTCGCTCGGAGGATGGGGCTGGAGAGCGTGGTGGGGGTGCTGGAGGGGGCTGCATACGAGTTCgcggaggtggaggaggtgatggAGAGGAGGGGGAAAGGGGAGAATGAGGAGTATCTGGTGAGGTGGAAGGATGGAGGGGAGAATGAGTGGGTGAAGGCGGGGTATGTGGCGGAGGATTTGGTGGCGGATTTTGAGGCGGGGCTTGAGTATGCGGTGGCGGAGGGGGTGGTGGAGCGGCAGGAGAGGGAGGAAGGGAAGGTGGAGTATTTGGTGAAGTGGGCGGATATTGAGGAGCCTACTTGGGAGCCTCAAGAGAATGTTGATCCTGAGTTGATCAAGGCGTTTGAACAACTATAG
- the LOC121741975 gene encoding light-inducible protein CPRF2-like, giving the protein MKHNSIFFLDHSFVEMREMDSVFSVDDISDGFWSPHAPPVFLQDDADVEPLSSSAAAGMNRSSSEWAFQRYLQEATSPDHVITTLPADDIVKIKANHHQPPAPPPLNIPTDQDEYQEFLKSRLELACAAFALTWAPKGKAPESNAAADIGSQVSNSSSCKANGRDSSKTQVKDFSETVGVQPVLSIPSNSVAQVRSTSSGSSGDQSDDDDGETEATQNMDPADAKRMRRMISNRESARRSRRRKQAHMSESETRVSQLKVENATWLKRFSDINHKYNESVVDARVLKANVETVRAKVKMADESVKRVTGLNSLFHAMSEITTPGMQSFVRIPETSADAAASIQDQRYYQHPSNNHLNNIIPPNTTADIGVNKMGRSIPMQRLADSEHMQKHTREVASSSGTGDQ; this is encoded by the exons ATGAAACACAACTCTATTTTCTTCCTTGATCATTCATTCGTTGAGATGAGGGAGATGGATAGTGTTTTCTCAGTGGATGACATATCTGACGGATTCTGGTCACCGCACGCGCCTCCCGTTTTCCTGCAAGACGATGCTGACGTTGAGCCGCTGTCATCCTCCGCGGCCGCAGGGATGAATCGCAGCTCATCGGAATGGGCATTCCAGCGGTATCTGCAGGAAGCCACCTCGCCCGATCATGTAATCACCACCTTGCCAGCCGATGACATCGTTAAGATCAAGGCCAACCATCACCAACCGCCGGCACCTCCCCCGCTGAATATTCCGACCGATCAAGATGAGTACCAGGAATTCCTCAAAAGCCGCCTCGAATTGGCTTGTGCCGCCTTCGCTTTGACTTGG GCACCTAAAGGCAAGGCTCCGGAATCTAATGCAGCGGCAGACATTGGATCTCAGGTTTCAAATTCGTCATCTTGTAAAG CAAATGGAAGGGATTCATCAAAGACACAAGTCAAGGATTTTAGTGAAACGGTTGGTGTACAACCTGTTCTTTCAATTCCATCGAATTCAGTTGCTCAAGTGAGGTCTACATCAAGTGGCTCTTCTGGGGATCAgtctgatgatgatgatggagaAACTGAGGCTACTCAAAATATGGACCCTGCTGATGCAAAACGCATGAGAAG AATGATTTCGAATAGAGAATCAGCTCGCCGATCAAGAAGGAGGAAGCAGGCCCATATGTCTGAGAGTGAGACACGG GTCTCTCAGTTAAAAGTTGAAAATGCCACATGGCTCAAGCGCTTTTCAGACATAAACCATAAGTACAATGAATCAGTAGTTGACGCTAGAGTTCTGAAGGCTAATGTTGAAACTGTGAGAGCAAAG GTGAAAATGGCAGATGAAAGTGTGAAAAGAGTAACTGGCTTGAACTCACTATTCCATGCTATGTCTGAAATAACCACGCCAGGCATGCAATCCTTTGTTCGCATTCCTGAAACATCAGCAGATGCTGCTGCATCAATACAAGATCAGCGCTACTATCAACACCCATCTAATAATCACTTAAATAACATTATACCACCGAACACTACTGCAGACATTGGGGTTAACAAGATGGGAAGAAGTATCCCTATGCAGAGACTAGCTGACTCGGAACATATGCAGAAGCACACCCGCGAAGTAGCGAGTTCCTCCGGTACTGGAGACCAGTAA